One genomic region from Nostoc sphaeroides encodes:
- a CDS encoding HNH endonuclease: MAKVNLDALIPREDFDVEENINLGKKKETISIEDLKIDSFFFSNIRKPDFQRETNEWDKNRICEFIKSFLEGDLIPAIILWRSTGGYLFVIDGSHRLSALSAWVNDDYGDGKISKLFYDGVISDEQLEIAQETRKLVNKTVGSYDDFRLASTYPDKLKPEVVKYAKNLAALAIQLQWVEGDATKAESSFFKINQQAAPIDKTELKLLESRKKPNSIAARAIIRSGKGHKYWSSFSNETQYQIQEIAKEINEILFAPKLKTPIKTLDIPVGGKLYSSQTLPLILDFFNVVNNLDFNNKGINDDLTGEATIQILKKTRKIVYRLNSNHSSSLGLHPVIYFYSKEGRHRTVSLLAVADFVMELDKRQKINDFIKVREQFEECLIKYDYLIQQIYLKYRSVQKSYKDVSKLFQKLVTNLQIEKTIHNILNEIISSNDFQYLTIRTINQETHSSTQDFNTNKKSEIYIKDALQNAQKCKICQGLIHRNSISIDHIQRKEDGGLASVDNGQITHPYCNTGYKN; this comes from the coding sequence ATGGCTAAAGTTAATCTAGATGCTCTGATTCCACGAGAAGATTTTGATGTGGAAGAAAATATTAATCTAGGTAAGAAAAAAGAAACAATTTCTATTGAAGACCTTAAAATAGACTCATTCTTCTTTTCAAACATCAGAAAACCTGATTTTCAAAGAGAAACTAACGAATGGGACAAAAATAGAATTTGTGAATTTATCAAGAGTTTTCTTGAGGGCGATTTAATACCAGCAATTATTTTATGGCGAAGTACAGGTGGCTACTTGTTTGTAATTGATGGTAGCCATAGATTGAGCGCTTTATCTGCTTGGGTAAATGATGATTATGGTGATGGTAAAATTTCAAAACTTTTTTATGATGGGGTAATTTCTGATGAACAACTAGAAATTGCTCAAGAAACACGAAAATTAGTAAACAAAACAGTCGGCTCTTATGATGATTTTAGGTTGGCTTCCACATACCCTGATAAACTTAAACCCGAAGTTGTCAAATATGCTAAAAATCTAGCAGCCCTGGCAATTCAACTTCAATGGGTTGAAGGTGATGCAACTAAAGCAGAAAGTTCATTCTTCAAAATTAATCAACAAGCTGCACCAATTGATAAAACTGAGCTAAAACTCCTTGAATCTAGAAAAAAGCCTAACAGTATTGCGGCGCGTGCAATTATAAGAAGCGGCAAAGGGCATAAATATTGGTCATCTTTTTCAAATGAAACACAATATCAAATACAAGAAATAGCTAAAGAGATTAATGAAATACTTTTTGCGCCTAAGTTAAAGACTCCTATAAAAACTCTGGACATACCAGTTGGAGGAAAACTATATTCATCGCAAACATTACCACTAATTTTAGATTTTTTTAATGTTGTTAACAATCTAGATTTTAATAATAAGGGAATTAACGATGACTTAACTGGTGAAGCAACAATACAGATTTTAAAGAAGACCAGAAAGATTGTGTATAGATTAAATAGTAATCATTCCTCATCTTTGGGGTTACATCCAGTTATATACTTTTACTCAAAAGAGGGACGACATAGAACTGTATCCTTACTTGCTGTAGCTGATTTTGTAATGGAACTTGATAAAAGGCAAAAAATCAATGACTTCATTAAAGTACGAGAACAGTTTGAAGAATGCCTCATAAAATATGATTACTTGATTCAGCAAATTTATTTAAAATATAGGTCTGTTCAAAAAAGCTACAAAGATGTATCAAAGTTATTTCAGAAACTTGTAACTAATTTACAAATCGAAAAAACAATTCACAATATTCTAAATGAGATTATATCTAGCAATGATTTTCAGTACTTGACTATTCGTACAATAAATCAAGAGACTCATTCATCTACACAAGACTTTAATACAAATAAAAAAAGTGAGATTTATATAAAAGATGCATTACAAAATGCACAAAAATGTAAAATTTGTCAGGGTCTTATCCATAGAAACTCAATTTCGATTGATCATATCCAACGTAAAGAAGATGGCGGATTAGCGAGTGTAGATAACGGACAGATAACGCATCCATATTGTAATACAGGATATAAAAATTAA
- a CDS encoding type II toxin-antitoxin system VapC family toxin, translating to MNEVEKSLLDTDILSEIIKRVNPRIIVKANSYLNQFDKYTISAITVMEIVEGWQKRKQEKRLQQFLTILASQEILSFDLTEAILAGKIYADLETTGKRIGYPDCMIAAIAIRHNLTLVTGNLSHYQRIQDLNYSLRLDNWRL from the coding sequence ATGAATGAAGTAGAAAAGTCCCTACTTGATACGGATATTCTTTCAGAAATTATTAAACGAGTAAATCCTCGTATTATTGTCAAAGCCAATAGTTACTTAAATCAGTTTGATAAATATACAATTTCTGCAATTACAGTCATGGAAATTGTAGAAGGTTGGCAAAAACGTAAGCAAGAAAAACGTCTTCAGCAATTTTTAACTATACTGGCTTCACAGGAAATATTATCCTTTGATTTGACAGAAGCAATATTAGCAGGGAAAATCTACGCTGATTTAGAGACAACCGGAAAAAGAATTGGTTATCCTGATTGTATGATTGCTGCAATTGCTATCCGTCATAATCTAACTTTAGTTACTGGTAATTTATCTCATTATCAAAGGATTCAGGATCTAAATTATTCACTAAGATTAGATAACTGGCGTTTATAG
- the xseA gene encoding exodeoxyribonuclease VII large subunit produces MTFDLSDSLILDTALSVSGLTDYIRLLLEQDEQLRQVWVTGEVSSANHHRSGLFFTLQDTDRTAGIKCVVWNSQLPKLAQIPVPGEQIIILGSIRLYPQRGEYQLSVWQTLPAGVGLQALRYQQLKNRLLAEGLFDAQRKRSLPTHPQTIAVVTSPTAAAWGDIQKTLKQRYPGLHVLFSPATVQGEQAPESIVKAIERVERDGRAEVLILSRGGGAVEELACFNDERVVRSLANCSIPVITGIGHQRDESLADLVADACVHTPTAAAEMVVPSLSELYTEHRGRVVALHEAVHDFRENAKNKLQVLRNRLRRLRLDRQVQLEVDKLGWKRQHLVQITTGRSQQAMQHLELLRQKLASLDPKAVLQRGYAVVRREDGAIARSAMELAVGEELMIQLGQGGVKVKVMELTNRQDAKDAKS; encoded by the coding sequence ATGACTTTCGACCTTTCCGACTCTCTGATTCTCGATACAGCGCTTTCGGTATCTGGATTAACTGACTATATCCGCTTGCTGTTAGAGCAAGATGAACAATTACGCCAAGTTTGGGTAACTGGCGAAGTCTCCAGTGCTAACCATCATCGCAGTGGTTTATTTTTTACGCTGCAAGATACCGATCGCACCGCCGGAATTAAATGTGTGGTATGGAATAGCCAATTGCCAAAACTCGCCCAGATACCCGTTCCTGGTGAGCAGATAATCATTTTGGGCAGTATTCGCCTGTATCCGCAACGGGGAGAGTATCAGTTATCAGTTTGGCAGACTCTACCTGCTGGTGTTGGTTTACAGGCGTTGCGCTATCAACAACTCAAAAATCGCTTGCTGGCTGAGGGATTGTTCGACGCGCAAAGAAAGCGATCGCTCCCAACTCATCCCCAAACGATCGCTGTTGTCACTTCACCAACGGCGGCTGCTTGGGGTGATATTCAAAAAACTCTCAAGCAAAGGTATCCAGGTTTACACGTTTTGTTTTCTCCGGCTACAGTACAAGGTGAGCAAGCGCCTGAATCTATCGTTAAAGCAATTGAGCGGGTAGAAAGAGATGGTCGTGCCGAAGTGCTAATTTTATCGCGGGGTGGTGGTGCGGTGGAAGAGTTGGCTTGCTTTAATGATGAACGTGTGGTGCGATCGCTGGCTAATTGTTCGATTCCTGTAATTACTGGTATCGGACATCAACGAGATGAATCTTTAGCAGATTTAGTTGCAGATGCTTGTGTGCATACACCCACTGCGGCGGCGGAAATGGTTGTGCCATCACTTTCAGAGTTGTATACTGAGCATCGGGGGCGAGTTGTCGCTTTACATGAAGCAGTGCATGACTTTAGAGAAAATGCTAAGAATAAACTGCAAGTATTGCGAAATCGTTTGCGACGTTTGCGGTTAGATCGGCAGGTGCAGTTGGAGGTGGACAAGTTAGGTTGGAAGCGTCAGCATTTGGTGCAAATTACGACGGGGCGATCGCAGCAAGCAATGCAGCATTTAGAATTATTGCGGCAAAAGTTGGCTAGTCTTGACCCGAAAGCGGTGTTACAGCGTGGTTATGCGGTGGTGAGAAGGGAAGATGGGGCGATCGCTCGTTCGGCGATGGAGTTGGCTGTGGGAGAAGAGTTAATGATTCAGTTGGGGCAGGGTGGGGTTAAAGTGAAGGTTATGGAATTAACGAACCGCCAAGACGCCAAGGACGCCAAGAGTTGA
- the xseB gene encoding exodeoxyribonuclease VII small subunit translates to MVKRKSASSSEEGWNYEAKVAEIEGIIARIEAGELELEAVFEQFASAVEYLRQCEGFLQERQQQVDLLIETLSQE, encoded by the coding sequence ATGGTTAAACGTAAGAGTGCTTCTAGTTCTGAGGAGGGTTGGAATTATGAGGCGAAGGTTGCTGAGATAGAGGGAATTATCGCTCGAATTGAGGCGGGTGAGTTGGAATTGGAAGCTGTGTTTGAACAATTTGCAAGTGCTGTTGAGTATTTGCGTCAGTGCGAAGGTTTTTTGCAGGAGCGACAACAGCAGGTAGATTTGTTGATTGAAACATTAAGCCAAGAGTAG
- a CDS encoding ATP-binding protein: protein MTDEIIDLTNCDREPIHIPSLIQPHGVLLVLQDPNLEIVQVSSNTQEVVGRQPEELLGKRLLDLLDAKQMKLIQKCLAEDFDSVNPLNLSIKHQNKLIDFDGIVHRFNTTIILELEPKKAKGQTGFFDFYQQVRGTITRIQKAPTLLEMCQIVVTEVRRITGFERVMVYRFDTDGAGSVIAEDTNQETPYLDLHYPPSDIPKQARQLYTLNWLRLIPDANYQPVTLIPANNPLTNQPLDLSLSVLRSVSPLHLEYLQNMGVTASMSISLIQDQKLWGLIACHDSSPKYVPYNIRTMCEFIGQVMSVELANKEATEDIDYKRQLKSLQTQFVEGLSQAEYFLDGMVQLKSQLLNLVNATGAVICSGDQCIRVGKTPSEAEVHALLDWIKPQLHHNLFETRSLSKNYPAAESYKAIASGVLALEISKVHHNYILWFRPEVIQTVKWGGNPNKPVEVFSDGSLRMSPRKSFQLWQETVQGSALPWKPCEVEAVTELRSLVVGVVLRQADKLASMNFELQRSNEELDSFAYVASHDLKEPLRGIHNYANFLMEDYADVLDNDGIGKLQTLVRLTQRMEDLINSLLHFSRLGRAELIRQPVNLNELVQQVITTLTIARPQSEVEFRIPQPLESVECDRAQINELFTNLISNAIKYNDKPDKWVEIGFIKGNGQRKVASTSLIFYVRDNGIGISQEHLDKIFQIFRRLHGRDEFGGGTGVGLTIARKIVERHGGRIWVESTPTQGSTFYFTLSAEANT, encoded by the coding sequence ATGACTGATGAGATCATTGATTTGACAAACTGCGATCGCGAACCAATCCACATTCCCAGTCTGATCCAGCCTCACGGGGTTTTACTGGTTTTGCAAGATCCTAACCTGGAAATTGTTCAGGTGAGTAGCAACACCCAGGAAGTTGTTGGCCGTCAACCTGAAGAATTGCTGGGCAAGCGGCTGTTAGATTTACTCGATGCCAAGCAGATGAAGCTGATTCAAAAATGTCTGGCGGAGGATTTTGATAGTGTCAATCCCTTAAATCTGTCCATTAAACATCAAAATAAATTAATTGATTTTGATGGCATTGTACATCGTTTCAATACTACCATTATTCTGGAATTAGAGCCGAAAAAAGCGAAGGGTCAAACAGGCTTTTTTGACTTCTATCAACAGGTAAGAGGAACTATTACCCGCATTCAAAAAGCACCAACGCTGCTGGAAATGTGCCAGATTGTGGTTACAGAAGTCCGGCGAATCACTGGCTTTGAACGCGTCATGGTCTATCGATTTGATACTGATGGGGCAGGGAGTGTCATCGCTGAAGATACCAATCAGGAAACGCCCTATCTAGATTTACATTATCCGCCCTCTGATATTCCCAAGCAAGCCCGACAGCTATATACCCTCAACTGGCTGCGGCTGATTCCAGATGCTAACTACCAGCCTGTCACCTTAATTCCAGCGAACAATCCTTTGACAAATCAACCGTTGGATCTCAGTCTCTCGGTGTTGCGGAGTGTTTCTCCATTACATCTAGAATACCTACAAAATATGGGCGTGACTGCCTCTATGTCTATTTCTCTGATACAGGATCAAAAGCTTTGGGGATTAATTGCCTGTCACGATTCGTCGCCTAAATATGTTCCTTACAATATCCGCACTATGTGCGAGTTTATTGGACAGGTGATGTCTGTAGAACTGGCAAACAAAGAAGCTACTGAAGATATCGATTATAAAAGACAATTGAAGTCATTACAAACTCAATTTGTGGAAGGGTTGTCTCAGGCTGAGTATTTTCTGGATGGGATGGTGCAACTGAAATCTCAATTACTCAATCTGGTTAATGCCACCGGAGCGGTGATATGTAGTGGCGACCAGTGTATTCGAGTGGGTAAAACGCCATCGGAAGCAGAGGTTCACGCCTTACTTGATTGGATTAAACCCCAACTACATCATAACTTGTTTGAGACGCGATCGCTCTCGAAAAATTACCCTGCTGCCGAGTCATATAAAGCGATCGCTAGTGGCGTATTAGCCCTAGAAATTTCTAAAGTTCACCACAATTACATTCTCTGGTTTCGTCCAGAGGTAATTCAAACGGTGAAGTGGGGCGGTAACCCCAACAAACCTGTAGAAGTTTTCTCAGATGGCAGTTTAAGAATGTCTCCTCGCAAATCTTTTCAACTATGGCAAGAAACGGTGCAAGGGTCTGCCCTACCCTGGAAACCTTGCGAAGTTGAAGCGGTTACTGAACTGCGAAGCCTGGTTGTAGGCGTTGTGTTGCGGCAAGCAGACAAGCTGGCATCGATGAATTTTGAATTACAACGGAGTAACGAAGAACTTGATTCTTTTGCCTACGTTGCCTCCCATGACCTGAAAGAACCGCTTCGGGGCATTCACAACTATGCAAACTTCTTAATGGAAGACTATGCAGATGTACTAGATAATGATGGGATTGGGAAACTGCAAACCCTGGTACGGCTGACGCAGCGAATGGAAGACCTGATTAATTCCCTCCTGCATTTCTCCCGTTTGGGACGCGCCGAATTGATCAGGCAACCAGTGAATCTGAATGAGTTAGTACAGCAGGTAATTACCACTTTGACCATTGCCCGACCACAAAGCGAAGTAGAGTTTCGCATTCCTCAACCTCTTGAGAGCGTTGAATGCGATCGCGCTCAAATTAATGAACTCTTCACCAACCTCATCAGCAACGCCATTAAGTACAATGATAAACCTGATAAGTGGGTAGAAATTGGTTTCATTAAAGGAAATGGGCAAAGAAAAGTTGCTTCAACTTCTCTGATTTTTTATGTTCGTGATAACGGCATCGGCATCTCTCAAGAGCATCTCGACAAAATCTTTCAAATCTTTCGCCGCTTACATGGACGAGACGAATTTGGCGGTGGGACTGGGGTAGGGTTAACCATTGCCCGCAAAATTGTGGAACGTCACGGTGGTAGAATTTGGGTGGAATCAACCCCCACTCAAGGCAGTACGTTTTACTTCACTCTGTCGGCGGAGGCAAATACATGA
- a CDS encoding response regulator produces the protein MNRISASPMQETPLLLIVEDSNEDFEALQRFLGRSTIAIAIQRCVSGEQALAFLYRTGNYVERHAPRPGLIVLDLNLPGTDGREVLRRIKQDDNLKMIPVVVFTTSNNPKDIEVCYQYGVNSYIVKPINFVQLKRDIQMLVEYWFEVTTLPYPQD, from the coding sequence ATGAATCGAATTTCAGCTTCCCCGATGCAGGAAACGCCACTACTTTTAATTGTCGAGGATAGCAACGAAGACTTTGAGGCACTGCAACGATTTTTAGGGCGTTCTACCATTGCGATCGCTATTCAGAGGTGTGTAAGTGGGGAACAAGCGTTAGCCTTTCTTTATCGCACTGGCAATTATGTGGAGCGCCATGCGCCCCGTCCTGGCTTGATTGTGCTTGACTTGAACCTACCCGGAACCGATGGACGAGAAGTGTTACGCCGGATTAAACAAGATGACAATTTGAAAATGATTCCGGTGGTAGTGTTTACTACCTCTAACAATCCCAAAGATATTGAAGTATGCTATCAATACGGTGTCAACAGCTACATCGTTAAGCCAATCAATTTTGTTCAACTGAAACGAGATATTCAAATGCTTGTGGAATATTGGTTTGAAGTGACGACGCTGCCTTATCCCCAGGATTAG
- a CDS encoding response regulator — protein MSQSSRIVLIVDDSPEDRELYRRYLLRDQEYSHTFLEATLGKQGLELWQEHQPDVVLLDYRLPDLDGLEFLARLQPSLQQPCFPVIMVTGQGNEAIAVQAMQAGAQDYLVKGQITTQGLHLAMNRAIASVQIRTQLQQQIERERLTRQISQQIHQSLELDQILQTTVTEVRQFLQTDRVIVFQLDSDVNGIVVAESVIGEWRAVLSAKMYDPCFAESCIEHYQQGRVMAKSDIYDGSLAPCHVEFLAQFQVQANLVVPILRDDDLWGLLIAHHCTAPRSWQLMEIELLQQLAVHLGIALQQANAYAQLEQQSEARYRAIVEDQTDLIVRYLPDTTIQFVNSAYCRYFGIKPEEIIGKSFQPVIFPEDREMVARLVNSMSAENPTITIENRVIINGEIRWTQWINRMIFNQQGECTEFQSVGRDITKLKEAETQLRLSSEHISLANAELARAARLKDEFLANMSHELRTPLNSILGLSEALLEEVFGSLTAKQSQFIQTIQQSGQHLLELINDILDLSKIESGKMEIELRPVSLHSVCQSSLNFVKEQARQKQIQLTCEIDETITEIEADERRLLQVLVNLLTNAVKFTPDGGCVKFQIRMNSLQQAVEFRVTDNGIGIAPENLDLIFQPFIQLDSSLSRRYAGTGLGLSIIQRIVDLHGGSVYVESEVGRGSSFSVMLPWHPLFKQDDSPLPEALLNEAEIEKALVVEDSGVAANQIKRYFAELGVTSVIHPVGEGVLKVALKVKPDVIVLDILLPNSSGWEVLRELKAHPQIQNIPIIIISVIDERSRSLELGAAEYLLKPLSRQKFYQSLNRIFAKVQSPNPQAAIDMAAAESAQNPKILLAEDNEANITTIMNYLEAYNFEVMLARNGLEAVEMAKQHQPDLILMDIQMPQMDGLEATRQIRADIKTHSIPIIALTALVMPGDLERCLEAGANHYLAKPIKLKQLLETIAQQLSKTDN, from the coding sequence ATGAGTCAGAGTTCACGGATTGTGTTAATTGTCGATGATTCCCCAGAAGACCGAGAACTTTATCGGCGGTATTTACTGCGTGACCAGGAGTATTCCCATACCTTTTTAGAGGCGACATTGGGTAAACAAGGACTGGAGCTATGGCAGGAACACCAGCCAGATGTGGTTTTACTTGATTATCGACTGCCCGATCTAGATGGATTAGAATTTCTGGCTCGGTTACAACCCTCCCTGCAACAGCCCTGTTTCCCAGTAATTATGGTAACGGGACAGGGCAACGAGGCGATCGCAGTTCAGGCGATGCAAGCCGGCGCCCAAGATTATCTAGTCAAAGGGCAAATTACCACGCAAGGGTTACACCTGGCAATGAATCGAGCGATCGCCAGTGTGCAGATCCGTACCCAACTGCAACAGCAAATTGAACGAGAACGGTTGACTAGACAAATCAGCCAGCAAATTCACCAATCACTCGAACTAGATCAAATTCTCCAAACCACTGTAACTGAGGTGCGCCAGTTTCTCCAGACCGATCGCGTCATCGTTTTTCAGTTAGATTCTGATGTCAATGGCATCGTTGTCGCCGAATCTGTTATCGGAGAATGGCGAGCAGTCCTGTCTGCCAAAATGTATGACCCTTGCTTTGCCGAAAGTTGTATAGAACACTATCAGCAAGGGCGGGTGATGGCAAAATCTGATATCTATGACGGCAGTCTTGCCCCCTGTCATGTGGAATTTCTGGCGCAGTTTCAGGTACAGGCAAATTTGGTTGTCCCGATTCTGCGAGATGACGATTTGTGGGGACTTTTGATTGCCCATCATTGTACCGCCCCGCGATCGTGGCAGTTGATGGAAATTGAATTATTGCAACAACTTGCAGTTCACCTGGGAATTGCCCTCCAGCAAGCCAATGCTTATGCCCAATTAGAGCAGCAAAGTGAAGCCCGTTATCGCGCCATTGTTGAAGATCAAACAGACTTGATTGTTCGGTATTTACCTGATACCACCATTCAGTTTGTTAATAGTGCCTATTGTCGTTACTTTGGGATCAAACCAGAGGAAATTATTGGTAAGAGTTTTCAACCAGTAATTTTTCCAGAAGATCGAGAAATGGTTGCTCGCTTGGTAAATTCCATGAGTGCCGAAAATCCCACTATCACAATTGAGAACCGAGTCATTATCAATGGGGAAATTCGCTGGACTCAGTGGATTAACCGGATGATATTTAATCAGCAAGGGGAATGTACAGAATTTCAATCTGTGGGACGAGATATTACCAAGCTGAAGGAGGCAGAAACCCAACTGCGTCTTAGTAGTGAGCATATCAGTTTAGCCAATGCCGAATTAGCCAGAGCCGCCCGACTCAAAGACGAATTTCTGGCAAACATGAGTCATGAGTTGCGTACCCCTCTCAACTCAATTCTCGGATTATCTGAAGCTTTATTAGAGGAAGTATTTGGTAGCTTAACGGCCAAACAAAGCCAGTTTATCCAGACCATCCAACAGAGTGGGCAACACTTACTTGAATTGATTAACGATATTTTAGACCTATCTAAAATTGAATCAGGCAAGATGGAGATTGAATTGCGTCCAGTGTCGCTTCATTCGGTTTGTCAGTCTAGCCTCAATTTTGTTAAAGAACAAGCTCGACAAAAACAAATTCAGCTAACCTGTGAAATAGATGAAACTATCACCGAGATCGAAGCTGATGAACGGAGATTACTTCAGGTGTTGGTCAATTTGCTGACAAACGCGGTTAAATTTACGCCCGATGGAGGTTGCGTCAAGTTTCAAATCAGGATGAACTCGTTACAGCAAGCCGTTGAATTTCGGGTAACTGATAACGGAATTGGCATTGCTCCAGAAAATCTCGACCTGATATTTCAGCCGTTTATTCAGTTAGACAGTTCCCTATCAAGACGTTACGCAGGAACGGGACTCGGATTATCGATCATCCAACGGATCGTTGATCTACATGGTGGCAGCGTCTACGTCGAGAGCGAAGTAGGACGAGGGAGTAGCTTTAGTGTGATGTTGCCGTGGCATCCCTTATTTAAACAAGATGACTCACCATTACCTGAAGCCCTATTGAACGAAGCTGAAATCGAAAAAGCTTTAGTGGTGGAAGATTCGGGTGTGGCTGCCAACCAAATTAAACGATATTTTGCAGAATTAGGCGTAACCAGTGTAATTCACCCAGTTGGCGAAGGTGTATTGAAAGTTGCGTTAAAAGTCAAGCCGGATGTGATTGTGCTAGATATCTTGCTACCTAATAGTTCTGGGTGGGAAGTGTTAAGAGAGTTAAAAGCACATCCCCAAATTCAGAATATTCCAATTATTATTATTTCAGTGATAGATGAGCGATCGCGCAGCTTAGAATTAGGAGCTGCTGAATATCTTTTAAAACCTCTCTCGCGGCAAAAGTTTTATCAATCATTGAACCGGATTTTTGCAAAGGTTCAATCGCCCAACCCACAAGCTGCCATTGACATGGCGGCGGCAGAATCAGCCCAAAACCCCAAAATTTTGTTAGCAGAAGACAATGAAGCTAACATCACTACGATCATGAATTACCTGGAAGCATATAATTTTGAGGTTATGCTTGCCCGCAATGGCTTAGAAGCTGTGGAAATGGCCAAACAGCATCAGCCTGATCTGATCTTAATGGATATTCAAATGCCACAGATGGATGGATTAGAAGCAACCCGTCAAATTCGTGCCGATATCAAAACCCACTCAATTCCAATCATTGCCCTGACAGCTTTGGTCATGCCGGGAGATTTAGAACGGTGTCTAGAAGCGGGCGCAAACCACTATTTAGCCAAGCCGATAAAACTCAAGCAGTTATTGGAGACGATCGCCCAGCAACTCTCAAAAACTGATAATTAG
- a CDS encoding NF041680 family putative transposase has product MAMPKFNNNQLIAQFQDFRQKIYNCFESCSDACMNLLDALAGNTGANSIAELSLSPLFPRTYNSIYKAIIASFNTTSQEMNNEEQEGGKEEEEKEEKPNNLIRVVSELIRQPQQRPFYLFAIDTTPHPRPYARTLAERGYIYQPNTIKGNKPINIGHSYSILSILPEKETVNAAPWSIPISGERVSLDKTGVDVGSEQISEVMSDSSLPWQEKLCVLVADSAYSQRSFLFEQSKHKNLVVIARVRSNRIFYQSPPVDSSKKKRGCPKKYGERFNLADVETWHSPDETTQIQQTTRKGRLLNITILAWHQMLMRGTKHQKMYRHPFTLIRIHVTDDTNQSLWKPMWLIVIGEQRGEISPTVANHCYRQRFDIEHMLRFSKQHLLMTEFQTPDVLHEENWIRLVMLAYAQLWAAKDLATHLPRPWERYLKPQSDTIMTPSTVQRDFPRIISEIGTPARSPKTRGNSIGRVQGQAQTQRTKHPVVKKQSKSTPNKQKAA; this is encoded by the coding sequence ATGGCTATGCCAAAATTTAATAACAATCAATTAATAGCGCAATTTCAAGATTTTAGACAAAAAATTTACAACTGTTTTGAATCATGTAGTGATGCCTGTATGAATTTGTTGGATGCGCTTGCGGGGAATACGGGAGCCAATTCAATTGCTGAGTTATCTTTAAGTCCTTTGTTTCCAAGAACCTATAACTCTATTTATAAAGCTATAATTGCATCATTTAATACAACTAGTCAGGAGATGAACAATGAAGAACAAGAAGGAGGAAAAGAAGAAGAAGAAAAAGAAGAAAAACCAAATAACTTAATTAGGGTGGTGTCTGAGTTAATTAGGCAACCACAACAACGCCCTTTTTACTTATTTGCAATAGATACAACACCACATCCGCGTCCTTACGCGAGGACTTTAGCTGAACGTGGGTATATTTACCAGCCAAATACTATCAAGGGTAACAAACCTATTAATATTGGTCATTCTTATTCGATACTTTCTATCTTACCAGAGAAAGAAACTGTGAATGCAGCCCCTTGGTCAATACCAATATCAGGAGAAAGGGTATCACTTGATAAAACTGGTGTTGATGTGGGTAGTGAACAAATTTCCGAAGTGATGTCTGATTCATCACTGCCCTGGCAGGAAAAATTGTGTGTCTTAGTAGCAGATAGCGCCTATAGTCAGCGTTCATTTCTGTTTGAACAGTCCAAACACAAAAATTTGGTAGTGATAGCCAGAGTTCGTAGTAATCGAATTTTCTACCAATCTCCACCCGTTGACTCCTCAAAGAAAAAACGTGGTTGTCCAAAAAAATACGGTGAACGGTTTAATTTAGCTGATGTTGAAACTTGGCACTCTCCCGACGAGACAACACAAATTCAGCAGACAACCCGTAAGGGTCGTCTTTTAAACATCACCATACTCGCTTGGCATCAAATGTTGATGAGGGGAACCAAGCACCAAAAAATGTACCGTCATCCTTTTACTCTGATTAGGATTCATGTGACTGATGATACTAATCAATCTCTCTGGAAACCAATGTGGTTAATTGTCATAGGTGAGCAACGTGGAGAAATCTCACCTACAGTTGCAAACCATTGCTATAGACAAAGGTTTGATATTGAACACATGTTGCGATTTAGCAAGCAGCATTTGTTGATGACGGAGTTTCAAACTCCAGACGTCTTGCATGAGGAAAATTGGATACGTTTAGTAATGCTTGCTTACGCACAACTCTGGGCGGCAAAAGATTTAGCAACACACTTACCTAGACCGTGGGAGCGTTATTTAAAACCTCAAAGTGATACAATCATGACTCCCAGTACCGTGCAACGCGATTTTCCGAGAATTATTTCAGAGATTGGTACACCCGCTCGTTCTCCCAAAACCCGAGGAAATTCAATCGGTCGAGTTCAAGGTCAGGCTCAAACGCAACGCACTAAGCATCCTGTTGTCAAGAAGCAGTCAAAATCAACACCTAATAAACAAAAAGCCGCGTAA